GCGCGTTGTGGATTGCCTCCTTTGCCCTGACCTACAGCTTCCCCATCCTCAACCGCCGTTTAGGTACAGCTTGGGTCTTCGCCGGATACGGTGCGATCTGTGTCCTCGGAGGCATTCTGGTCGCAACCTCGGTTACAGAGACCAAGGGCCGCAGTCTTGAGGAGATTGAGGCGGGAGTCCTGCAGGGCTGAAAACGCAGCAGTTACCTGTGTTTTCAGTGAGAGAATAGCTCGTATTCCCAGGAACGGATCAAAGCCCGCATGAACGATGAACCGAAGAGTATCAGCATTAAAGATATTGCCGAGGCCCTGAATATCTCGATCGGAACCGTGGACCGTGCTCTTCATGGGCGCCGCGGTGTAAGTGAAAAGACAAAAACCCGCGTTCTCAAAACGGCCGAGCAGATGGGGTATAAACCCAATCTTGCGGCGCAGGCTTTGAAACTGAACCGCCGCATCTCGATCGGCGTTGTCCTGCCAAAGCATATCTCCTACTTCTTCGATCCGTTGCGCGCGGGCATCCGTGCCGCTGCCGGCGCAGCCATGGGCTCACAAATCTCTCTTGAGTTTCACGAATATCCCCGCATCGGCAGCGGCGATATTGAAGCGCTTGAAGCAGCGCATGCACGGAAGTATGACGGGCTGATCTTTCTTCCCGGAGACATTCAGCGATTCAGCCCACTGATCCGCAAGATCTCACGCAGCGGTACGCCGATGATGTGTGTCGGCAGCGATGCTCCCGATACTGGACGCATCGGTTCCGTCTCTGCGCATGCCTATATCAGTGGCTCGATTGCGGCCGAGTTGCTTGCCCACAAGCTGCCACGCAAAGCCAATGTAGCCATCCTGACAGGAGAGCTGTCCACCCTGGATCACGCGGAAAAGCTGAGTGGATTTGCAGCGACGCTGGCGATCCAGGCGCCTCATCTAACGCTTATGCCCACGTTGGAAGGTCACGAGAAGCCTAAGGAGGCTTACCGGCAGGCGCTCACCCTGATGCGGCAGAAGGACCGCCCCGAGGGGCTTTATCTCAGCACAGCCAACAGCATTGCCGTGATTGAAGCCCTGGAAGAGCTGGGGCTGCTGGGCAAGGTTCAGGTGGTGGCAACCGATCTGTTCCAGGATCTGGCTACGTTAATTAAGTCCAACAAAATTCTGGCGACGCTCTATCAACGGCCGTTTACGCAGGGCAAAGTGGCGTTCGAGAATCTTGTAGCCTATCTCACCCGCGGCAATCTTGAGTCTCCGGTCGTACAGCTCGCACCTCACATCGTGTTGCGGAGCAATCTGCCGCTGTTTGCAAGCCGCATCTCTGAGACGGACGAGGGTGAACCTGAGTCAGACAGTCTGGAATAGCTGAGTGCCGCTATCGACTGCTCCCCGGAATGTCTCCCACGTGATTCCGGAAGGCGTCAGATGGATTCCCAACTCCCACTCAAACGCCTCGCCAGGCGCTAACTGGAAAGCAAGCCCCTTCTCATGCGCCTCTTTCAAGGTTCCGCATGGGGCTGTGGTCGGTTCCAAAGCAACTGCATATTGCTGCGGCGCCGATCCCCCGGGCCATCCTCCATAACAGAGCCAGAGACCGAGGTATGGCAGCTTCTGAGGCGAGAACGAGAGAAGTAGCCCTTGCTTCCCCTCCGACCGAAACAGGCCGCAACGTCCTGTGCTCAATTTACCGCTGTAGAGCATCTCGGCATCTCCTGCTTCGGCTGGCAGAACCACGTCGAACTCGTTGCCAGGCCAGGCGACTTGATCCCCAGGCTTTCCCATTCTTCCCGTACGGGAGTAGGTCAACTGTAATGTTTCCGCCTCCGACGGCAGCACGACCCGGTCGCCAGGCTCAATCGCAAAGAGAGGATGGCAGGCGTACAGAAATGAAGTATCGCGCTGGCCGATATTCTGGACACGATAGCGTATGGAAAGACCACTCTCCTGCAGCGAGATCGTCTTCTGAAATAGCAGCGGCCGGCTGAATCCATTCGCCGCAAGAGCGGCATTGTCGGCCGATTGCGCGGTCACCCGCCAGGAGAGTTGCCAGAAATCGCCGTGGTCGGGGACCGGGCCACCCGCAGTTGTGTCGTCACATATACCTACCGTCGGCAGACACTCTTCGATTCCCGCACAAGCGCCATGCTGAAATTGCGCATCGAGGCCTGGCTTCAGGTGGAGATCCTCGTTCGTTGACTGCGTAAGAAACTCGATCCCGGTGACACGCGAGACCAGAGAGCTGATCCGGCCTCCCTCTTCCGGCACGATACTTACTGAAAGCGAGCCATTTGTCAGGACAATTGTTTTGCGATGAACACCCACGTCGTCAAGTATCCTCCACAGACAAAAGTGAATCCAATTACCATTGCGTTACTTCTACTCGCCATCAACAATCCACACAGCGAAACATACCGAATCGT
This genomic window from Terriglobus albidus contains:
- a CDS encoding DUF4432 family protein, with protein sequence MGVHRKTIVLTNGSLSVSIVPEEGGRISSLVSRVTGIEFLTQSTNEDLHLKPGLDAQFQHGACAGIEECLPTVGICDDTTAGGPVPDHGDFWQLSWRVTAQSADNAALAANGFSRPLLFQKTISLQESGLSIRYRVQNIGQRDTSFLYACHPLFAIEPGDRVVLPSEAETLQLTYSRTGRMGKPGDQVAWPGNEFDVVLPAEAGDAEMLYSGKLSTGRCGLFRSEGKQGLLLSFSPQKLPYLGLWLCYGGWPGGSAPQQYAVALEPTTAPCGTLKEAHEKGLAFQLAPGEAFEWELGIHLTPSGITWETFRGAVDSGTQLFQTV
- a CDS encoding LacI family DNA-binding transcriptional regulator, whose protein sequence is MNDEPKSISIKDIAEALNISIGTVDRALHGRRGVSEKTKTRVLKTAEQMGYKPNLAAQALKLNRRISIGVVLPKHISYFFDPLRAGIRAAAGAAMGSQISLEFHEYPRIGSGDIEALEAAHARKYDGLIFLPGDIQRFSPLIRKISRSGTPMMCVGSDAPDTGRIGSVSAHAYISGSIAAELLAHKLPRKANVAILTGELSTLDHAEKLSGFAATLAIQAPHLTLMPTLEGHEKPKEAYRQALTLMRQKDRPEGLYLSTANSIAVIEALEELGLLGKVQVVATDLFQDLATLIKSNKILATLYQRPFTQGKVAFENLVAYLTRGNLESPVVQLAPHIVLRSNLPLFASRISETDEGEPESDSLE